From the genome of Bordetella sp. H567, one region includes:
- a CDS encoding ABC transporter substrate-binding protein has translation MNRRLCLAATLVAAVASSFSLPTQAQTPDFVVGALSPLTGSGAPYGPGMVKAIQLAAKEINAAGGAQGAQFRVVVEDTQTAPQAAVTGAKKMIEVDKVRAILGCWSSGESLAVIPLTNEADIPLMHGSGAPALSADANPKRLGFRFQATNGRFGQAFAKIAQRQGYKQPATMAFNNASGIGNTEGFTQAWKAAGGKVVASVVYEPNRPSYRSELQSVLRAKPDVIVTGSYLADTTILLREWYQTGIDTHWIIPGWAANPDLIKALGPKVTEGVISVESVSNENAPNYAHVRDALGKEGVDVTANVYAPMAYDQAIILALAVQALGPKATGPELARKMHEMGTPGGEAVYGYAEGKKLLEAGKRITYVGASSALNFDQYNDVTPDFAASFVENGKLVRKYVVKL, from the coding sequence ATGAATCGCCGTCTTTGCCTTGCCGCCACCCTGGTCGCTGCCGTGGCCAGCAGCTTCAGCCTGCCCACACAGGCGCAGACGCCGGACTTCGTCGTCGGCGCGCTAAGTCCCCTTACCGGTTCCGGCGCGCCCTACGGGCCCGGCATGGTCAAGGCCATCCAGCTCGCGGCCAAGGAAATCAACGCGGCCGGCGGCGCGCAGGGCGCCCAGTTCCGGGTCGTGGTGGAAGACACTCAGACCGCGCCGCAGGCGGCGGTCACCGGCGCCAAGAAGATGATCGAGGTGGACAAGGTCCGCGCCATCCTGGGCTGCTGGAGTTCCGGCGAATCGCTGGCCGTCATTCCGTTGACGAACGAGGCCGACATTCCCCTCATGCATGGATCGGGCGCGCCCGCACTGAGCGCGGACGCCAACCCCAAGCGCCTGGGCTTCCGCTTCCAGGCCACCAACGGCCGCTTCGGCCAGGCCTTCGCCAAGATCGCCCAACGCCAGGGCTACAAGCAGCCCGCCACCATGGCGTTCAACAATGCCTCCGGCATCGGCAATACCGAAGGCTTCACGCAAGCCTGGAAAGCCGCGGGCGGCAAGGTGGTGGCCAGCGTGGTGTACGAGCCCAATCGGCCTTCCTACCGTTCGGAACTGCAGTCGGTGCTGCGCGCCAAGCCGGACGTCATCGTCACGGGCTCCTACCTGGCCGACACCACCATCCTGCTGCGCGAGTGGTACCAGACCGGTATCGACACCCACTGGATCATTCCCGGCTGGGCCGCCAATCCGGACCTTATCAAGGCGCTCGGCCCGAAAGTCACCGAAGGCGTGATCTCGGTGGAATCCGTCAGCAACGAGAACGCGCCCAACTATGCCCATGTGCGCGATGCGCTGGGCAAGGAGGGCGTGGACGTCACGGCCAACGTCTATGCGCCCATGGCCTATGACCAGGCCATCATCCTGGCCCTGGCGGTGCAGGCGCTGGGCCCCAAGGCAACGGGGCCCGAACTGGCCCGCAAGATGCATGAAATGGGCACGCCCGGCGGCGAGGCGGTCTATGGCTACGCCGAGGGCAAGAAACTGCTGGAAGCCGGCAAGCGCATCACCTACGTCGGCGCCTCCAGCGCGCTGAACTTCGACCAGTACAACGACGTCACGCCGGATTTCGCGGCGTCGTTCGTGGAAAACGGCAAACTCGTGCGCAAGTACGTGGTCAAGCTGTAA
- a CDS encoding GNAT family N-acetyltransferase: MSTTPLIRPIEARDEARWRVLWDAYTRFYEREPQEAQTRHTWARILDPHTPVHAIVAEDEAGMVIGIANYLLHENTSTMTQVCYLQDLFVDPAVRAQGAGKRMIDWLVDEMKARKWSRLYWQTKENNYRARSLYDKYTSHSGFVRYVIGNEDI, translated from the coding sequence ATGTCAACAACGCCCCTCATCCGTCCCATCGAAGCCCGCGACGAAGCACGCTGGCGCGTCCTGTGGGACGCCTACACGCGCTTCTACGAACGCGAACCCCAGGAAGCCCAGACCCGCCATACCTGGGCCCGCATCCTGGATCCGCACACGCCTGTCCATGCGATCGTTGCCGAAGACGAGGCCGGCATGGTGATCGGCATCGCCAACTACCTGCTGCACGAGAACACCTCGACGATGACACAGGTGTGCTACCTGCAGGATCTGTTCGTCGACCCGGCGGTACGCGCGCAAGGCGCGGGCAAGCGGATGATCGATTGGCTCGTCGACGAGATGAAGGCCCGCAAGTGGTCGCGCCTGTACTGGCAGACCAAGGAAAACAACTACCGGGCGCGCAGCCTTTACGACAAGTACACGTCCCATAGCGGCTTCGTGCGATACGTGATCGGCAACGAGGATATTTAG
- a CDS encoding GntR family transcriptional regulator has protein sequence MNDPALPEGDSKLVRRTTVDLVLEALRQRILSGQLRPGAPLRQEALAEELGVSRIPVREAIRRLEAEGLVSVHAHRGAYVCGVSAADVVETFELRLQIEPWLFGEAIHAGGGRRLEAARAALDASRHADAAEWGRVNWRLHEALYLPARRELAMTVLRQLHDRGDRYLRFQVVNVPLRQQAHAEHLALIEYAEKGDAAGAVKALRAHIQVALEQVVDVVAGLTQAPME, from the coding sequence ATGAACGATCCTGCCTTGCCTGAAGGGGACAGCAAACTCGTGCGGCGCACCACGGTAGACCTGGTGCTGGAAGCCCTGCGCCAGCGGATCCTGTCCGGCCAGCTGCGGCCCGGCGCGCCGCTGCGCCAGGAAGCATTGGCGGAAGAACTGGGTGTCAGCCGCATCCCCGTGCGCGAGGCCATCCGCCGGCTGGAGGCCGAAGGCCTGGTCTCCGTGCATGCGCATCGCGGCGCCTATGTTTGCGGGGTCTCCGCGGCCGATGTCGTCGAAACCTTCGAATTGCGGCTGCAGATCGAACCCTGGCTGTTCGGCGAAGCCATCCATGCCGGCGGCGGCCGGCGGCTGGAAGCGGCGCGGGCGGCGCTGGACGCCTCGCGGCACGCGGACGCCGCCGAGTGGGGGCGGGTCAACTGGCGCCTGCACGAAGCGCTGTACCTGCCGGCGCGGCGCGAGCTGGCCATGACCGTCCTGCGGCAGCTGCACGACCGTGGCGACCGCTACCTGCGCTTCCAGGTTGTCAACGTGCCGCTGCGCCAGCAGGCCCATGCCGAGCATCTGGCGCTGATCGAATACGCGGAAAAGGGCGACGCCGCCGGCGCCGTCAAGGCGCTGCGCGCGCATATCCAGGTGGCGCTGGAACAGGTGGTGGACGTGGTGGCGGGACTGACGCAGGCGCCGATGGAATAA
- a CDS encoding NAD(P)/FAD-dependent oxidoreductase gives MRDTTGTYSAGGGHSGMRVAVIGAGIVGAVTAYTLCRRGAQVTLIDRDEPGSGCSYGNSGAISPGSVAPLAMPGILKSVPGMLLDPESPLRLPLSYLPRALPWLARFVAASRASAVADAARRLAALHAGAVERHLALAREIGVPELVLQRGHLHLYPDEAALAKDAGGWRLREQYGYRFEKLDREGILALEPGVGPRYRIGLFLADHATVLNPLRYVQAVVRAYRARGGALLRGHAGTPQRADGGWSLTVDGARHDFQHVVVAAGAWTPPLLRPLGVRLQLESQRGYHVQFQGASPTISRTVVLADRKIFVTPMEEGLRVGGTVEIAGLSRAPDPRRGQVLERIARETFAGIGQAPSTQWMGHRPCMPDSVPVIGEVPGQPGLWLAAGHGHLGLTDSVNTAVRIADAMLGETRSSAAA, from the coding sequence ATGCGCGACACGACGGGAACCTACAGCGCCGGCGGCGGCCACTCCGGCATGCGCGTCGCCGTCATCGGCGCCGGCATCGTCGGCGCCGTCACCGCCTATACGCTGTGCCGGCGCGGCGCGCAGGTCACGCTGATCGATCGCGACGAACCGGGCAGCGGCTGCAGCTACGGCAATTCGGGCGCGATCAGCCCCGGATCCGTGGCACCGCTGGCCATGCCGGGCATCCTGAAGTCCGTGCCCGGCATGCTGCTGGATCCGGAAAGCCCCCTGCGCCTGCCGCTGTCCTATCTTCCCCGCGCCCTGCCCTGGCTGGCGCGCTTCGTCGCGGCGTCGCGCGCCAGCGCCGTCGCCGACGCGGCGCGCCGCCTGGCGGCGCTGCATGCGGGCGCGGTGGAGCGCCACCTGGCGCTGGCGCGCGAAATCGGCGTGCCGGAGCTCGTCCTGCAACGGGGCCACCTGCATCTCTATCCCGACGAAGCGGCGCTGGCCAAGGATGCCGGCGGCTGGCGGCTACGCGAGCAGTACGGCTACCGATTCGAAAAACTGGACCGCGAAGGCATCCTGGCGCTGGAGCCGGGCGTCGGCCCGCGCTACCGGATCGGCCTGTTCCTGGCCGACCACGCCACGGTCCTGAATCCCCTGCGCTACGTGCAGGCGGTGGTGCGCGCCTATCGCGCGCGCGGCGGCGCCCTGCTGCGCGGCCACGCCGGCACACCGCAACGCGCAGACGGCGGCTGGTCGCTCACCGTCGACGGCGCGCGGCATGATTTCCAGCACGTCGTGGTCGCCGCCGGCGCGTGGACGCCGCCTCTGCTGCGCCCGTTGGGCGTGCGGCTGCAGCTGGAAAGCCAGCGCGGCTATCACGTGCAGTTCCAGGGCGCGTCGCCGACGATCTCGCGCACGGTCGTGCTGGCGGACCGCAAGATCTTCGTCACGCCGATGGAAGAAGGACTGCGCGTGGGCGGCACGGTGGAAATCGCCGGGCTGTCGCGCGCGCCGGATCCACGGCGCGGCCAGGTACTGGAACGGATCGCGCGCGAGACCTTCGCGGGCATCGGGCAGGCGCCCAGTACCCAATGGATGGGACATCGGCCCTGCATGCCGGATTCCGTGCCGGTGATCGGCGAAGTGCCGGGCCAGCCGGGCTTGTGGCTGGCCGCGGGGCATGGCCATCTTGGGCTGACGGATTCCGTGAATACCGCGGTGCGCATCGCCGATGCGATGCTCGGAGAAACGCGCAGCAGCGCGGCCGCGTGA
- a CDS encoding branched-chain amino acid ABC transporter permease, which produces MLSYLLSILVIMGIYMLLALALDLQYGFTGLINFGLAGFFGVGAYASALLTMKAGWTPLLSFPAAMLAAALLAWPLGRVALRLRDDYLAIVTLGFSEIVRLVLVQEQWLTNGVQGIPGVPRLGAGWGNARFSDSLLLGLLALSIAAAVVLLRRVTYSPYGRTIQAVRDDETAVRVLGKEPARFKTQVLMLGAALSGLAGAYFAHYMTYIVPDQFVPLITFYVWMAIIMGGVARLSGSVAGAVLLVLFLEGVRFTRGIIPGVSDADMGSVQLGVVGLVLILFMRWRPRGLFGARGAR; this is translated from the coding sequence ATGCTGAGCTATCTGCTCTCCATCCTGGTGATCATGGGCATCTACATGCTGCTGGCGCTCGCGCTGGACCTGCAATACGGTTTTACCGGCCTGATCAATTTCGGCCTGGCAGGCTTCTTCGGCGTCGGCGCCTATGCGTCGGCGTTGTTGACGATGAAGGCGGGATGGACCCCCCTGCTGTCGTTCCCGGCGGCGATGCTGGCCGCGGCGCTATTGGCCTGGCCGCTGGGGCGCGTGGCCTTGCGGCTGCGCGACGACTACCTGGCCATCGTCACGCTGGGATTCTCGGAGATCGTGCGCCTGGTGCTGGTGCAGGAACAATGGCTGACCAACGGCGTGCAGGGCATCCCGGGCGTGCCGCGGCTGGGCGCCGGCTGGGGCAACGCGCGCTTCAGCGACAGCCTGCTGCTGGGGCTGCTCGCGCTGTCCATCGCCGCCGCCGTCGTGCTGTTGCGGCGGGTGACGTACAGTCCCTATGGCCGCACCATCCAGGCAGTGCGCGACGACGAGACCGCGGTGCGCGTGCTGGGCAAGGAGCCGGCCCGCTTCAAGACCCAGGTGCTGATGCTGGGCGCCGCGCTGTCGGGCCTGGCGGGCGCCTACTTCGCCCACTACATGACCTACATCGTGCCCGACCAGTTCGTGCCGCTGATCACCTTCTACGTCTGGATGGCCATCATCATGGGCGGCGTGGCGCGGCTGTCGGGCAGCGTGGCGGGGGCGGTGCTGCTGGTGCTGTTCCTGGAAGGCGTGCGCTTCACGCGCGGCATCATTCCGGGCGTCTCGGACGCCGACATGGGCAGCGTGCAGCTGGGCGTGGTGGGACTGGTCCTGATCCTGTTCATGCGCTGGCGGCCGCGCGGCCTGTTCGGCGCGAGGGGAGCACGATGA
- a CDS encoding RNA polymerase sigma factor produces MASAPGVEQILAHIPSLRRYARLLAGDAAGADDLVQDTLERACTKWSLWKPGTALRAWLMTLMHNLYLNRVRDWRHDDNHAIWDEHTDLAHEPMAHAPDMLDLERALARLTPTLRTVLLLVSVEEYTYAEAAEILQIPVGTVMSRLHRAREAVRAAMAPDDAAARTPLHLVKR; encoded by the coding sequence ATGGCATCGGCCCCGGGCGTGGAGCAGATCCTCGCCCATATTCCGTCGCTGCGCCGCTATGCCCGCCTGCTGGCGGGCGACGCGGCCGGCGCGGACGACCTGGTGCAGGACACGCTGGAACGCGCCTGCACCAAGTGGTCGCTATGGAAGCCCGGCACCGCTCTGCGCGCGTGGCTGATGACGCTGATGCACAACCTGTACCTGAACCGGGTGCGCGACTGGCGCCATGACGACAATCACGCCATCTGGGACGAACACACCGATCTGGCGCACGAGCCCATGGCCCACGCGCCCGATATGCTGGACCTGGAGCGCGCCCTGGCGCGCCTGACACCCACGCTGCGCACCGTGCTCCTGCTGGTCAGCGTGGAGGAGTACACGTATGCCGAGGCCGCGGAAATCCTGCAGATCCCCGTGGGCACCGTCATGTCGCGGCTGCACCGCGCGCGCGAAGCCGTTCGTGCCGCCATGGCGCCGGACGATGCGGCCGCGCGCACTCCCCTGCATCTGGTGAAGCGATGA
- a CDS encoding ABC transporter ATP-binding protein, producing the protein MSAVLRLSDLRGGYGDADILKGLSLHVLPGEIVTIAGTNGAGKSTIIKAVMGLLPRTAGQVVLRGRDLAGLSVESRLECGIGYVPQVANVFASLTVHENLLVVQGVKRPRARADAMYQMFPALVRHRRRAAGTLSGGERQQLAFARALMREPDMLLLDEPTAALSPARVDEIFAYVRGLPAAGTTVLMVEQRARQSLAVSQRGYIIDQGVVAMEGAAHDLLHDSRAADLFLGKHDA; encoded by the coding sequence ATGAGCGCGGTCCTGCGCCTGTCGGACCTGCGCGGCGGCTACGGCGACGCTGACATCCTCAAGGGGCTGTCGCTGCACGTGCTGCCCGGCGAAATCGTGACGATCGCCGGGACCAACGGGGCCGGCAAGTCCACCATCATCAAGGCCGTGATGGGCCTGCTGCCGCGCACGGCCGGCCAGGTCGTGCTGCGCGGGCGCGACCTGGCGGGCCTGAGCGTCGAATCGCGCCTGGAATGCGGCATCGGCTACGTGCCGCAGGTCGCCAATGTGTTCGCGTCGCTCACCGTCCACGAAAACCTGCTGGTGGTGCAGGGCGTGAAGCGCCCGCGCGCGCGGGCCGACGCCATGTACCAGATGTTTCCCGCCCTGGTGCGCCATCGCCGCCGCGCGGCCGGCACGCTGTCCGGTGGCGAGCGCCAGCAGCTGGCATTCGCGCGGGCCTTGATGCGCGAGCCGGATATGCTGCTGCTGGACGAGCCGACGGCGGCGCTGTCGCCGGCGCGCGTGGACGAGATCTTCGCGTATGTGCGCGGCCTGCCCGCGGCGGGCACCACGGTGCTGATGGTGGAACAGCGCGCGCGCCAGTCGCTTGCCGTCAGCCAGCGCGGGTACATCATCGATCAGGGCGTGGTCGCCATGGAAGGCGCCGCGCACGACCTGCTGCATGACAGCCGCGCGGCCGATCTTTTCCTGGGCAAACATGATGCGTAA
- a CDS encoding branched-chain amino acid ABC transporter permease yields MSYADYVNLVINGLVEGLIIALPALALTLVYGLARFPNAATGDIVAVGGYASLAAHHLTGSLVVAGLAGAAGGAAASVLAFLLAFRPVIRRSVITLLLTSIGVGFVIRAALGVAFGHDPRAFDMPLERAWRFGDVALAPADLSLAALTLLTLALVFIMLYATPLGRSLRAIADDPDLARVSGIRRERCMLAMWAIAGLVCGIAGTVTGMRTVVYPDVGWNLLLPAFAAAVVGGLGNPAGAVMGALLLGVLQELSTPFVGFVYKIALGYVFMMIVLLLRPQGLFNRPVGVR; encoded by the coding sequence GTGTCGTACGCCGATTACGTCAATCTGGTCATCAACGGGCTGGTGGAAGGGCTGATCATCGCCCTGCCGGCCCTGGCGCTGACGCTGGTCTATGGGCTGGCGCGCTTTCCTAACGCGGCCACCGGCGACATCGTCGCCGTGGGCGGCTATGCGAGCCTGGCCGCCCACCACTTGACCGGCTCGCTGGTCGTGGCCGGGCTGGCGGGCGCGGCGGGCGGCGCCGCCGCATCGGTGCTGGCCTTCCTGCTGGCGTTCCGGCCCGTCATCCGCCGTTCCGTGATCACGCTGCTGTTGACCTCCATCGGCGTGGGCTTCGTCATACGCGCCGCGCTGGGGGTGGCTTTCGGCCACGATCCGCGCGCCTTCGATATGCCGCTCGAACGCGCCTGGCGCTTCGGCGATGTGGCCCTCGCGCCGGCCGACCTCAGCTTGGCCGCCCTGACGCTGCTGACGCTGGCGCTGGTGTTCATCATGCTCTATGCCACGCCGCTGGGGCGCTCGCTGCGGGCGATCGCGGACGACCCGGACCTGGCGCGGGTCAGCGGCATACGGCGCGAACGCTGCATGCTGGCCATGTGGGCGATCGCCGGGCTGGTGTGCGGCATCGCCGGCACGGTGACCGGGATGCGCACGGTGGTCTATCCCGACGTGGGCTGGAACCTGCTGCTGCCGGCCTTCGCCGCGGCGGTGGTGGGCGGGCTGGGCAACCCCGCGGGCGCCGTCATGGGCGCGCTGCTGCTCGGGGTGCTGCAGGAGCTGTCCACGCCTTTCGTCGGCTTCGTCTACAAGATCGCGCTGGGCTACGTCTTCATGATGATCGTGCTGCTGCTGCGCCCGCAGGGCCTGTTCAACCGTCCGGTGGGGGTGCGCTGA
- a CDS encoding NAD(P)/FAD-dependent oxidoreductase, which translates to MTELVVVGAGVIGLACARRAQQLGWRVTLLDRDFEGDRASHGNAGGIAVSESTPIAVSGFSLKAARWLLDPLGPLAIRLRHAPRLLPWLRVFNQVGRPEHFRRISRALAALNDRVLDDLLPMLEDLGLSGQLHRRGALTVYETDAAFAADAQEWAWKRELGVRWSPVSMDALRELEPALAPVFRHAVMLEDWAHVDDPLNIVRALRERIREDGGRLVATDVAALALDDTARPAALDRAGRRHEGDRLLVAAGAWSGALARSAGDRVLLESERGYNTTLPAAIGMLDREVIFAERKFVATPLAVGLRIGGAAEFAGLEAPPNYRRSDALLALARRYLPGMDERDARRWMGHRPATPDSLPVIGPSPASERLLYAFGHGHLGLTQAATTAAIVGSLLAGGEAGIDLRPYSISRFNKASPLC; encoded by the coding sequence ATGACAGAACTCGTCGTCGTGGGCGCGGGCGTGATCGGCCTGGCCTGTGCCCGCCGCGCACAGCAGCTGGGCTGGCGCGTCACCCTGCTGGACAGGGACTTCGAAGGCGACCGCGCCTCGCATGGCAATGCCGGCGGCATCGCCGTCAGCGAATCGACACCCATCGCCGTGTCGGGCTTCAGCCTGAAGGCCGCTCGCTGGCTGCTGGACCCGCTGGGGCCGCTGGCCATCCGCCTGCGCCATGCGCCGCGGCTGCTGCCCTGGCTGCGCGTATTCAATCAGGTCGGGCGCCCCGAGCATTTTCGTCGCATCTCGCGCGCGCTGGCGGCGCTGAACGACCGGGTGCTGGACGATCTGCTGCCCATGCTCGAAGACCTGGGCCTGTCTGGCCAGTTGCATCGGCGCGGCGCGCTGACCGTCTACGAAACCGACGCAGCCTTCGCCGCCGATGCGCAGGAATGGGCCTGGAAGCGCGAGCTGGGCGTGCGCTGGTCGCCGGTATCCATGGATGCCCTGCGCGAACTGGAGCCCGCGCTGGCGCCCGTTTTCCGCCATGCCGTCATGCTGGAGGACTGGGCCCACGTGGACGATCCGCTGAATATCGTGCGCGCCCTGCGCGAGCGCATCCGCGAGGATGGCGGACGGCTGGTCGCCACCGATGTCGCCGCGCTGGCGCTGGACGATACGGCGCGGCCGGCGGCGCTGGATCGCGCCGGCCGCCGCCACGAGGGCGATCGCCTGCTGGTCGCGGCCGGTGCCTGGTCGGGCGCGCTGGCGCGTTCGGCGGGCGACCGCGTGCTGCTGGAAAGCGAGCGTGGCTACAACACCACGCTGCCCGCGGCGATCGGAATGCTGGACCGCGAGGTCATCTTCGCCGAACGCAAATTCGTGGCGACGCCGCTGGCGGTCGGCCTGCGCATCGGCGGCGCCGCGGAATTCGCCGGGCTGGAGGCGCCCCCCAACTACCGCCGCAGCGACGCGCTGCTGGCCTTGGCGCGACGCTACCTGCCCGGCATGGACGAGCGCGATGCGCGGCGCTGGATGGGCCATCGCCCCGCCACGCCGGATTCGCTGCCCGTGATCGGGCCGTCGCCGGCATCGGAACGCCTGCTGTACGCCTTCGGCCACGGCCACCTTGGCCTGACCCAGGCGGCCACCACCGCGGCCATCGTCGGCAGCCTGCTGGCCGGCGGCGAGGCCGGCATCGACCTGCGCCCGTATTCGATTTCCCGTTTCAACAAGGCGAGCCCGCTATGCTGA
- a CDS encoding ABC transporter ATP-binding protein, with amino-acid sequence MTSLSTSDISLSYGDFQVLDGVTLSMSLGGLHGMIGPNGAGKSTFFAVLSGFLQPSAGQVGFGGTVLRGANPAARARMGLGRTFQIPREFTHLTVRQNLMVGPRDQPGESLLPLFFAPGRVRRAEAEIAERAQAILDFLKLNAVADKPAGGLSGGQKKLLELGRALMSEPKFILLDEPYAGVNPVLIEEISQRIREINTERGIGFLIIEHNLMALNRLVQDLYVLDAGRLLAHGEPDGVLADPRVRAAYMGAAA; translated from the coding sequence ATGACCTCCCTGTCGACCAGCGATATTTCACTGTCCTATGGCGATTTCCAGGTGCTGGACGGCGTGACGCTGTCCATGAGCCTGGGCGGCCTGCACGGCATGATCGGCCCCAACGGCGCCGGCAAGAGCACTTTTTTCGCGGTGCTGAGCGGCTTTCTGCAGCCGTCGGCCGGGCAGGTCGGTTTCGGCGGCACCGTGCTGCGCGGGGCCAATCCCGCCGCGCGCGCCCGCATGGGGCTGGGGCGCACTTTCCAGATTCCGCGCGAATTCACCCACCTGACGGTGCGGCAGAACCTGATGGTCGGGCCGCGCGACCAGCCTGGCGAATCCTTGCTGCCGCTGTTCTTCGCGCCGGGCCGCGTGCGCCGGGCCGAAGCGGAAATCGCCGAGCGTGCCCAGGCCATCCTGGACTTCCTGAAGCTGAACGCGGTGGCCGACAAGCCGGCGGGCGGCCTGTCCGGCGGGCAGAAGAAACTGCTGGAGCTGGGGCGCGCGCTGATGTCGGAGCCGAAATTCATCCTGCTCGACGAACCGTATGCGGGCGTCAACCCGGTGCTGATCGAGGAGATCTCGCAGCGCATCCGCGAGATCAATACCGAGCGCGGCATCGGCTTTCTTATCATCGAGCACAATCTCATGGCCCTGAACCGCCTGGTGCAGGATCTGTACGTCCTGGACGCGGGCCGGCTACTGGCGCATGGCGAACCCGACGGCGTGCTGGCGGATCCGCGCGTGCGCGCCGCCTATATGGGAGCGGCGGCATGA
- a CDS encoding COG4315 family predicted lipoprotein, with product MVRKFSLSALGAATLLIAGCAVAAAPGKASNGVLVGDKGMTLYTFDKDAANSGKSVCNDKCATNWPPLMATAGAKADGSWTIVTRDDGNKQWAYKGQPVYYWTKDKAAGEKTGDGVGGVWHVAKP from the coding sequence ATGGTTCGCAAATTCTCGCTTTCCGCCCTCGGCGCCGCCACCCTGTTGATCGCCGGCTGCGCGGTCGCCGCCGCCCCCGGCAAGGCCAGCAATGGCGTGCTGGTCGGCGACAAGGGCATGACGCTGTACACGTTCGACAAGGACGCCGCCAATTCCGGCAAAAGCGTCTGCAACGACAAATGCGCCACCAACTGGCCTCCCCTGATGGCCACGGCCGGCGCCAAGGCGGACGGATCGTGGACCATCGTCACCCGTGACGACGGCAACAAGCAGTGGGCCTACAAGGGCCAGCCGGTGTACTACTGGACGAAGGACAAGGCCGCCGGCGAGAAGACCGGCGACGGCGTCGGCGGCGTCTGGCACGTGGCCAAGCCCTAA
- a CDS encoding anti-sigma factor family protein, with protein MTETDAHVSDDDLHAFVDGQLDATRVSAVLRHLQRHPDAAVRVAHWHAQRFALRRLHRDIDPGATPAALADTVLRHRRRRWNPWTQAAAAVVLIAAGATGMHAWQQGLGTVATAVASAPPQFVRDATAAYVVYSPEVRHPVEVSAQDEAHLVQWLSRRLGRPLAAPALQDRGFHLLGGRLLPGEPAAQAGAPTAAPPSAAGTAAKPAGGASANTLARAQFMYEDGRGRRVTLYVAVFPTGVAPGETAFRSVQSANGTSFYWVENGYGYALNGDLPGSELQALASDVYDQLFPR; from the coding sequence ATGACCGAAACCGACGCCCATGTCTCGGATGACGACCTGCACGCCTTCGTCGACGGCCAGCTGGACGCGACGCGCGTGTCCGCGGTGCTGCGGCATCTGCAACGCCACCCGGACGCCGCGGTGCGCGTCGCGCATTGGCATGCCCAGCGTTTCGCGCTGCGGCGCCTGCACCGCGATATCGATCCCGGCGCCACCCCCGCCGCGCTGGCCGATACGGTGCTGCGCCACCGGCGGCGCCGCTGGAATCCCTGGACCCAGGCCGCCGCCGCCGTCGTGCTGATCGCCGCGGGCGCCACGGGCATGCATGCATGGCAGCAAGGGCTGGGCACGGTGGCGACGGCCGTCGCTTCGGCGCCGCCGCAGTTCGTGCGCGACGCCACCGCCGCCTATGTCGTGTATTCGCCGGAGGTACGCCATCCGGTCGAAGTCAGCGCGCAGGATGAAGCGCACCTCGTGCAATGGCTGAGCCGCCGCCTGGGGCGGCCCCTGGCGGCGCCGGCGCTGCAGGACCGTGGCTTTCACTTGCTGGGCGGCCGGCTGCTGCCCGGCGAGCCGGCCGCGCAAGCCGGTGCCCCGACCGCGGCCCCGCCTTCCGCCGCCGGGACCGCCGCCAAGCCTGCCGGCGGCGCCTCGGCCAATACGCTGGCACGCGCCCAGTTCATGTACGAGGATGGACGCGGGCGCCGCGTCACGCTGTATGTCGCCGTCTTCCCGACCGGCGTGGCGCCGGGGGAAACGGCTTTCCGCTCGGTCCAGTCGGCCAACGGCACCTCCTTCTACTGGGTCGAAAATGGCTACGGCTACGCATTGAACGGCGACCTGCCGGGCTCGGAATTGCAGGCCCTGGCCAGCGACGTGTACGATCAGCTGTTCCCGCGCTAG